A single region of the Yersinia entomophaga genome encodes:
- the cof gene encoding HMP-PP phosphatase, giving the protein MYRLAAFDMDGTLLMRNHQIGEATLEALHQLHQRQIMVTFATGRHYLDMKGILSSLGIKGYLITGNGTRIHDIDGNKLQGTDLPAELVQFVLGTTWSTNASMHIFRDEGWFTNRDDPAQLTAHKLSGFKYQLTEFNQLPLAGTHKICFCAPHEELLPLKDRLAARMGQEVDLCFSARDCLEVLPRHCNKGAALASLTELLGVEMVDCMAFGDAMNDKEMLDQVGRGMVMGNALPQLKSALPQLQVIGHCEQQAVAHYLQHWLSSPHLTYSPEF; this is encoded by the coding sequence ATGTACCGCTTAGCCGCTTTCGATATGGATGGAACTTTATTAATGCGTAACCATCAGATCGGTGAGGCGACTTTGGAAGCGCTGCATCAATTGCACCAGCGACAGATAATGGTCACTTTTGCTACCGGACGTCATTACCTCGATATGAAAGGGATTTTATCCAGTTTAGGAATTAAAGGTTATCTGATTACCGGTAATGGAACCCGTATTCATGATATTGACGGCAATAAATTGCAGGGTACAGATTTACCCGCGGAATTAGTGCAGTTCGTTCTGGGAACAACCTGGTCTACCAACGCCAGCATGCATATTTTTCGCGATGAAGGCTGGTTTACCAATCGTGACGATCCGGCGCAGTTAACGGCGCATAAACTGAGCGGGTTTAAATACCAACTCACTGAATTTAATCAGTTACCTTTGGCAGGAACACATAAAATCTGTTTCTGCGCGCCTCACGAAGAGCTGTTACCGCTGAAAGACAGGTTAGCTGCGCGGATGGGGCAAGAGGTGGATTTGTGTTTTTCTGCCAGGGACTGTCTGGAAGTTTTACCTCGTCACTGTAATAAAGGTGCTGCTCTGGCTTCGTTGACAGAACTATTGGGTGTTGAAATGGTCGATTGCATGGCATTTGGCGATGCAATGAATGATAAAGAAATGCTTGATCAGGTTGGGCGCGGAATGGTAATGGGTAACGCATTGCCTCAGCTTAAATCAGCATTGCCGCAGCTTCAGGTTATTGGCCATTGTGAACAACAGGCCGTAGCTCACTATTTGCAACATTGGCTAAGTTCACCACACCTCACCTATTCCCCCGAATTCTGA
- a CDS encoding PLP-dependent cysteine synthase family protein, translated as MTNTWVKNAISEIEADFQRSADTHLIRLNLPEFPGIYLYLKDESTHPTGSLKHRLARSLFLYGLCNGWIKEGTTIIEASSGSTAVSEAYFARLIGLPFIAVMPSCTARKKVEQIAFYGGRCHFVDHAGQIYAASEQLAKELNGHYMDQFTYAERATDWRGNNNIADSIYRQMAREPFTVPNYIVMSAGTGGTSATLGRYIRYQGHNTQLMVVDPENSVFYDCFCNRDRSVTGTCGSRIEGIGRPRAEPSFIPEVIDSMLRVPDAASVATAHWLEGVLGRKVGASTGTNVWGALQLARQMREKGESGAIVTLLCDSGERYLDTYYNPEWVSANIGDLTSFKAELENL; from the coding sequence ATGACCAATACTTGGGTAAAAAACGCCATCAGTGAAATAGAGGCGGATTTTCAACGCTCAGCTGATACACACTTAATTCGCTTAAATTTGCCTGAGTTTCCTGGCATTTACCTGTATCTGAAAGACGAAAGCACCCATCCAACCGGAAGTCTGAAACACCGGCTGGCGCGCTCTCTGTTTCTTTACGGCCTGTGTAACGGCTGGATAAAGGAAGGGACAACTATTATTGAGGCCTCTTCCGGCAGCACTGCGGTTTCTGAAGCTTACTTTGCCCGCCTGATTGGGTTGCCGTTTATTGCAGTTATGCCAAGCTGCACCGCGCGCAAAAAAGTCGAACAAATTGCCTTTTACGGTGGTCGCTGCCACTTTGTCGATCATGCGGGGCAAATTTATGCCGCGTCCGAGCAGTTGGCAAAAGAATTAAACGGCCATTATATGGACCAATTCACCTACGCTGAGCGAGCTACCGATTGGCGCGGAAATAATAATATTGCCGATAGTATCTATCGCCAGATGGCCCGCGAACCCTTTACCGTTCCCAATTACATTGTGATGAGCGCTGGTACCGGTGGCACTTCGGCGACGCTGGGCCGTTATATTCGTTATCAGGGGCATAATACTCAATTGATGGTAGTCGATCCGGAAAATTCGGTCTTTTACGATTGCTTCTGCAATCGGGATCGCAGCGTAACCGGCACCTGCGGCAGCCGCATCGAAGGGATTGGCCGCCCGCGCGCCGAACCCTCTTTTATTCCTGAGGTGATCGATAGCATGCTACGCGTTCCCGACGCGGCCAGCGTTGCTACGGCACATTGGTTAGAAGGCGTTTTGGGTCGTAAAGTGGGCGCCTCCACCGGCACTAACGTATGGGGTGCTTTACAGTTAGCCCGACAAATGCGTGAAAAAGGCGAGTCAGGAGCTATTGTCACTCTGCTCTGCGACAGCGGAGAACGCTATCTGGATACTTATTACAACCCTGAATGGGTGAGCGCTAACATTGGGGATTTAACCAGTTTTAAGGCGGAGTTGGAAAACCTTTAA
- a CDS encoding Lrp/AsnC family transcriptional regulator: protein MLDKTDRKLLRMLQEDCTLSLQVLAEAVNLTSTPCWKRLKRLEDEGYIRGRVALLDSEKLGLGLTAFVLIKTQQHNSGWYQEFVQFTKQMPEVLAFYRMAGEYDYLMQVEVADMKSYDSFYKRMVNGVPGLIDVTSSFAMEKIKYTTVLPVPE from the coding sequence ATGTTAGATAAAACAGACCGAAAACTACTGCGTATGTTGCAGGAGGATTGCACGCTCTCTCTTCAGGTTTTGGCAGAGGCAGTCAATCTGACGTCAACGCCTTGCTGGAAAAGGCTAAAGCGTCTGGAGGATGAAGGTTATATCCGTGGCCGGGTGGCGCTCTTGGATAGCGAAAAACTGGGGCTGGGATTAACGGCTTTCGTACTGATAAAAACCCAACAGCATAATAGCGGCTGGTATCAGGAGTTTGTGCAATTCACTAAGCAGATGCCGGAGGTACTGGCTTTCTACCGTATGGCCGGAGAATATGACTATCTGATGCAGGTCGAAGTTGCGGATATGAAAAGCTACGATAGTTTCTATAAGCGTATGGTGAATGGTGTTCCGGGGTTGATAGATGTAACTTCCAGCTTCGCAATGGAGAAAATTAAGTACACAACGGTACTACCGGTTCCTGAGTGA
- a CDS encoding SmdA family multidrug ABC transporter permease/ATP-binding protein — MRLFAQLGWYFRREWRRYLGAVVLLIIIAILQLLPPKLVGVIVDGMTEKTMSANMLWTWIGVMVVTAIIVYLLRYVWRVLLFGASYQLAVELRSNFYRQLSRQNPGFYLRHRTGDLMARATNDVDRVVFAAGEGVLTLVDSLVMGCAVLIVMSTQISWQLTLLSLLPMPIMAIVINYFGDLLHQRFKSAQGAFSALNNQAQESLTSIRMIKAFGLENHQSEQFSRVATEAGAKNMHVAKVDACFDPTIYIAIGVANLLAIGGGSWMVVNGSITLGQLTSFIMYLGLMIWPMLALAWMFNIVERGSAAYGRIRSLLEEAPVVVDGQTPLQAERSTLTIDIRRFDYPGSDKPALQDVKLKLEPGEMLGLCGPTGSGKSTLLALIQRQFDIDEGDICYQGQPLTAIRLDDWRSRLSVVSQTPFLFSDTVAGNIALGKPDATQQEIEQAARLASVHEDILRLPQGYETEVGERGVMLSGGQKQRISIARALLLNSEILILDDALSAVDGQTEHQILKNLRQWGAHRTVIISAHRLSALTEANEILVMQQGGVVQRGDHEQLLNQSGWYREMYRYQQIEAALDSDEGLEVVSDE; from the coding sequence GTGAGATTGTTTGCTCAACTAGGCTGGTACTTTCGTCGCGAATGGCGTCGCTATTTGGGTGCGGTAGTACTGCTGATCATTATCGCCATTTTACAGCTGTTGCCACCCAAACTGGTTGGGGTCATCGTGGATGGTATGACGGAAAAAACCATGTCCGCCAATATGTTGTGGACATGGATTGGCGTAATGGTAGTGACCGCGATAATAGTGTATCTGCTACGCTACGTCTGGCGCGTATTACTCTTCGGCGCATCCTATCAATTAGCGGTGGAATTACGCTCTAATTTCTACCGTCAGCTTAGCCGGCAGAATCCTGGTTTTTACTTGCGTCACCGCACAGGCGATCTGATGGCTCGCGCCACCAATGATGTCGATCGAGTGGTTTTCGCCGCCGGTGAAGGGGTATTGACGCTGGTGGACTCATTGGTGATGGGCTGTGCGGTGCTGATTGTGATGAGCACACAAATCAGCTGGCAGCTGACGCTGCTGTCGTTGTTACCGATGCCGATAATGGCGATTGTAATCAATTATTTCGGTGATTTATTGCACCAACGTTTTAAATCTGCGCAAGGGGCTTTCTCGGCGTTAAATAATCAGGCGCAAGAGAGCCTGACCAGCATTCGCATGATTAAGGCATTTGGCCTTGAAAATCATCAGTCTGAGCAGTTTTCCCGTGTAGCAACCGAGGCCGGTGCGAAAAATATGCACGTAGCCAAGGTTGATGCCTGTTTTGATCCTACGATTTATATCGCTATCGGCGTAGCCAATTTACTGGCCATCGGTGGCGGTAGCTGGATGGTTGTGAATGGCAGCATTACGTTAGGGCAATTAACCAGTTTTATTATGTATTTAGGGTTGATGATTTGGCCAATGCTGGCGCTGGCGTGGATGTTTAATATCGTTGAGCGTGGCAGTGCCGCTTACGGCCGTATCCGTAGTTTGTTGGAAGAGGCTCCGGTTGTTGTCGATGGACAAACGCCATTACAGGCGGAACGCAGTACTTTGACGATTGATATTCGCCGCTTTGATTATCCCGGAAGTGATAAGCCCGCTTTACAAGACGTCAAGCTGAAGCTGGAGCCAGGAGAGATGCTGGGGCTATGCGGCCCAACCGGTTCGGGGAAAAGTACCTTGCTGGCCTTGATTCAACGACAGTTTGATATAGACGAAGGTGACATTTGCTATCAGGGGCAACCTCTGACGGCTATTCGTTTGGACGATTGGCGTAGCCGCCTGTCGGTGGTCAGCCAAACGCCATTTTTATTCTCGGATACCGTTGCAGGCAATATTGCATTGGGTAAGCCTGACGCCACGCAGCAGGAAATTGAACAAGCGGCTCGTTTAGCCAGCGTTCACGAAGATATTCTGCGGTTACCACAGGGATACGAAACCGAAGTGGGAGAGCGGGGCGTGATGCTTTCCGGTGGACAAAAGCAGCGTATTTCTATTGCTCGCGCCCTGTTGCTTAATAGCGAAATATTGATTCTGGACGATGCTCTGTCGGCGGTTGATGGGCAGACGGAGCATCAAATCCTGAAGAACCTGCGTCAGTGGGGAGCACATCGCACCGTTATTATTAGCGCTCATCGTCTCTCTGCATTGACTGAGGCAAATGAAATTCTGGTCATGCAACAGGGGGGCGTGGTGCAGCGTGGCGATCATGAGCAGTTACTGAATCAGTCGGGATGGTATCGGGAAATGTATCGTTATCAGCAAATTGAAGCAGCTTTAGATAGCGATGAAGGGCTGGAGGTCGTATCCGATGAGTAA
- a CDS encoding SmdB family multidrug efflux ABC transporter permease/ATP-binding protein, translating to MSKARQLWPTLKRLLAYGSAYKRPLSIAIVMLWIAAAAEVSGPLLISYFIDNMVAKGNLPLAVVSGLALAYLLLQLLAAALHYFQTILFNRAAVGVVQQLRIEVMDAALRQPLSAFDTQPVGQLISRVTNDTEVIKDLYVMVVSTVLKSAALIGAMLVAMFSLDWRMAWIAICIFPAVLVVMALYQRYSTPVVRRVRAYLADINDGFNEVINGMGVIQQFRQQVRFGERMSAVNRAHYRARMQTLRLEGFLLRPLLSLFSALVLCGLLLLFGLSPEGSVGVGVLYAFINYLGRLNEPLIELTSQQSIMQQAVVAGERIFELMDRAQQGYGQDNNPLTSGHIRMRDVSFSYRSDKTVLNHINLDVPSRGFVALVGHTGSGKSTLANLLMGYYPVQQGEILLDGRPLDTLSHQVLRQGVSMVQQDPVVLADSFFANITLGRDISEEQVWQTLETVQLAPLVRALPEGLHTRLGEQGNTLSVGQKQLLAMARVLVQTPQILILDEATANIDSGTEQAIQKALHLIRKNTTLVVIAHRLSTIVDADSILVLHRGQAVEQGKHQELLAQQGRYYQMYQLQLVSEELETVEPEEAAIS from the coding sequence ATGAGTAAAGCTCGACAACTTTGGCCGACGTTAAAACGTCTGCTGGCTTATGGTTCAGCCTACAAAAGACCCTTGTCTATCGCGATAGTCATGCTGTGGATTGCGGCAGCGGCGGAGGTAAGTGGCCCACTGCTGATCAGCTATTTCATCGATAATATGGTCGCAAAAGGCAATTTGCCCTTGGCTGTAGTGAGTGGCTTGGCGCTGGCCTATTTGCTGCTGCAACTCTTGGCGGCGGCGCTGCATTATTTTCAGACGATTCTGTTTAACCGGGCTGCCGTGGGTGTGGTGCAACAGTTGCGTATTGAAGTCATGGATGCCGCACTACGCCAGCCGCTTAGCGCATTTGATACTCAGCCGGTCGGTCAATTAATTTCTCGCGTTACTAACGATACCGAAGTCATTAAAGATTTATATGTGATGGTGGTTTCTACCGTGCTGAAAAGTGCGGCGTTAATTGGCGCGATGCTGGTGGCGATGTTTAGCCTCGATTGGCGTATGGCGTGGATTGCCATCTGTATTTTTCCGGCGGTTTTGGTGGTCATGGCGCTTTATCAACGCTACAGCACGCCGGTGGTACGGCGAGTACGCGCCTATCTGGCAGATATTAACGATGGTTTTAACGAAGTTATCAACGGCATGGGGGTCATTCAGCAATTCCGCCAGCAGGTTCGTTTTGGCGAGCGAATGTCTGCCGTTAATCGGGCGCACTATAGGGCGCGAATGCAAACTCTGCGTCTAGAAGGCTTCCTGCTACGGCCATTACTCAGCTTGTTTTCGGCATTGGTACTTTGCGGGCTGTTGTTACTGTTTGGGTTGAGCCCAGAAGGCTCGGTGGGTGTGGGGGTACTGTACGCGTTTATTAACTACCTTGGTCGCCTGAATGAACCTTTAATCGAGCTAACTTCTCAGCAATCAATCATGCAGCAGGCGGTGGTGGCTGGGGAACGTATATTCGAACTGATGGATCGCGCTCAGCAAGGTTACGGTCAGGATAATAATCCACTGACCAGCGGTCATATCCGGATGCGGGACGTTTCCTTCTCTTATCGTTCGGATAAAACAGTGCTAAACCACATCAATCTGGATGTGCCGTCGCGAGGCTTTGTCGCATTGGTCGGGCATACCGGCAGTGGGAAAAGTACGCTAGCCAACTTGCTGATGGGCTATTACCCGGTACAGCAGGGAGAGATTCTGCTGGATGGGCGCCCGCTTGACACACTCTCTCATCAAGTGCTGCGACAGGGTGTCTCCATGGTGCAGCAAGATCCGGTGGTGTTGGCTGATTCTTTCTTTGCCAATATTACACTGGGGCGTGATATCAGTGAGGAACAGGTTTGGCAGACGCTGGAAACCGTTCAACTGGCACCTTTGGTCCGCGCCTTGCCGGAAGGATTACACACTCGTTTGGGGGAGCAGGGCAATACGCTGTCGGTTGGACAAAAACAGCTACTGGCTATGGCTCGTGTATTGGTACAAACGCCGCAAATTCTGATTCTGGACGAGGCAACGGCCAATATTGACTCCGGCACGGAACAGGCTATTCAGAAAGCTTTGCACTTAATCCGAAAAAATACCACGCTGGTGGTGATTGCTCATCGTTTGTCGACCATTGTGGATGCCGACAGTATTTTAGTTCTGCATCGTGGACAAGCGGTGGAGCAAGGCAAGCATCAGGAACTCCTTGCGCAACAGGGCCGCTATTATCAAATGTATCAATTGCAGTTAGTTAGCGAAGAACTGGAGACCGTCGAACCGGAAGAAGCCGCTATTAGCTAG
- the glnK gene encoding P-II family nitrogen regulator, producing MKLVTVVIKPFKLEDVREALSSIGIQGLTVTEVKGFGRQKGHAELYRGAEYSVNFLPKVKIDIAIADDQLDEVIDVISKAAYTGKIGDGKIFVAELQRVIRIRTGETDEAAL from the coding sequence ATGAAGCTGGTTACCGTGGTAATAAAACCATTCAAACTTGAGGATGTGCGCGAAGCCTTATCCTCCATAGGTATTCAGGGGCTGACCGTAACCGAAGTGAAAGGATTTGGTCGCCAGAAAGGACATGCTGAACTTTATCGTGGGGCTGAATATAGCGTTAATTTCCTGCCCAAAGTCAAAATAGACATTGCTATTGCCGATGATCAATTGGATGAAGTCATTGATGTCATCAGCAAAGCGGCCTACACCGGCAAGATCGGTGATGGCAAAATTTTCGTTGCCGAATTGCAACGGGTTATTCGCATTCGTACCGGTGAAACAGACGAAGCAGCGCTCTGA